The Meles meles chromosome 12, mMelMel3.1 paternal haplotype, whole genome shotgun sequence genome includes a window with the following:
- the VPS37B gene encoding vacuolar protein sorting-associated protein 37B isoform X1: MAGAGSEARFAGLSLMQLNELLEDEGQLTEMVQKMEEPPSRGIGPVRIQESGPRAREPSSRGPFPTTQRSPFLRLPFQECGVHRILKCVTPGLAFCPQPDSLEPPASCHTQNVQLNKEMTLASNRSLAEGNLLYQPQLDALKASLTQKYQELQVLFEAYQIKKTKLDQQSSSASLETLLALLQAEGAKIEEDTENMAEKFLDGELPLDSFIDVYQSQRKLAHTRRVKIEKLQELVLKGQRLPQASVPAPLLPRVPEPVPAAPLPYPTSEASGPPSMLPRRIPPPPPPVPAGRLATPFTAAMGSGQVLPYPGSQCPPLPPRVGLPPQQGFSAQFVSPYPPALPQRPPPRLPPHQPGFILQ; this comes from the exons ATGGCGGGCGCTGGGAGCGAAGCCCGGTTTGCTGGGCTGTCGCTGATGCAGCTCAACGAGCTGCTGGAGGACGAGGGACAGCTGACGGAGATGGTGCAGAAGATGGAGGAG CCTCCCAGCCGTGGCATTGGCCCTGTCAGGATCCAGGAGAGTGGACCCCGTGCCCGTGAGCCTTCTTCCCGAGGTCCTTTCCCGACCACTCAGCGGTCTCCATTTCTGCGACTGCCCTTTCAGGAGTGTGGTGTACACCGGATCCTCAAGTGTGTGACCCCCGGGCTGGCTTTCTGCCCTCAGCCTGATTCCCTGGAGCCTCCTGCAAGTTGCCAT ACGCAGAATGTTCAGCTCAACAAAGAAATGACGCTCGCCAGCAACCGAAGCCTGGCAGAAGGAAACCTTCTGTACCAGCCCCAGCTGGACGCCCTGAAAGCAAGTTTGACCCAAAAATATCAGGAACTCCAGGTTCTCTTTGAAGCCTATcagataaagaagaccaaattaG ACCAGCAGTCTAGCAGCGCTTCCCTGGAGACCCTGCTGGCGCTCCTGCAGGCCGAAGGGGCCAAGATTGAGGAAGACACCGAG AACATGGCAGAGAAGTTTCTTGACGGAGAGCTTCCTCTGGACTCCTTCATCGATGTCTATCAGAGCCAGCGGAAACTGGCCCACACGCGAAGAGTGAAAATCGAGAAGCTCCAGGAGCTGGTGCTGAAGGGGCAGAGACTTCCACAGGCCTCTGTGCCGGCCCCGCTGCTGCCCAGGGTGCCCGAGCCGGTGCCCGCCGCCCCCCTGCCCTACCCTACCTCAGAGGCCAGCGGGCCCCCCTCCATGCTACCTCGGCGCATCCCCCCGCCTCCGCCTCCGGTGCCTGCAGGACGCTTGGCCACGCCATTTACCGCCGCCATGGGCTCAGGACAGGTGCTCCCGTACCCGGGATCCCAgtgcccacccctgcccccccgcGTGGGCCTGCCCCCCCAGCAAGGATTCTCCGCGCAGTTCGTGTCTCCATACCCACCCGCTCTCCCCCAGAGACCCCCGCCGCGGCTGCCGCCACACCAGCCCGGCTTCATCCTCCAGTGA
- the VPS37B gene encoding vacuolar protein sorting-associated protein 37B isoform X2 — MAGAGSEARFAGLSLMQLNELLEDEGQLTEMVQKMEETQNVQLNKEMTLASNRSLAEGNLLYQPQLDALKASLTQKYQELQVLFEAYQIKKTKLDQQSSSASLETLLALLQAEGAKIEEDTENMAEKFLDGELPLDSFIDVYQSQRKLAHTRRVKIEKLQELVLKGQRLPQASVPAPLLPRVPEPVPAAPLPYPTSEASGPPSMLPRRIPPPPPPVPAGRLATPFTAAMGSGQVLPYPGSQCPPLPPRVGLPPQQGFSAQFVSPYPPALPQRPPPRLPPHQPGFILQ; from the exons ATGGCGGGCGCTGGGAGCGAAGCCCGGTTTGCTGGGCTGTCGCTGATGCAGCTCAACGAGCTGCTGGAGGACGAGGGACAGCTGACGGAGATGGTGCAGAAGATGGAGGAG ACGCAGAATGTTCAGCTCAACAAAGAAATGACGCTCGCCAGCAACCGAAGCCTGGCAGAAGGAAACCTTCTGTACCAGCCCCAGCTGGACGCCCTGAAAGCAAGTTTGACCCAAAAATATCAGGAACTCCAGGTTCTCTTTGAAGCCTATcagataaagaagaccaaattaG ACCAGCAGTCTAGCAGCGCTTCCCTGGAGACCCTGCTGGCGCTCCTGCAGGCCGAAGGGGCCAAGATTGAGGAAGACACCGAG AACATGGCAGAGAAGTTTCTTGACGGAGAGCTTCCTCTGGACTCCTTCATCGATGTCTATCAGAGCCAGCGGAAACTGGCCCACACGCGAAGAGTGAAAATCGAGAAGCTCCAGGAGCTGGTGCTGAAGGGGCAGAGACTTCCACAGGCCTCTGTGCCGGCCCCGCTGCTGCCCAGGGTGCCCGAGCCGGTGCCCGCCGCCCCCCTGCCCTACCCTACCTCAGAGGCCAGCGGGCCCCCCTCCATGCTACCTCGGCGCATCCCCCCGCCTCCGCCTCCGGTGCCTGCAGGACGCTTGGCCACGCCATTTACCGCCGCCATGGGCTCAGGACAGGTGCTCCCGTACCCGGGATCCCAgtgcccacccctgcccccccgcGTGGGCCTGCCCCCCCAGCAAGGATTCTCCGCGCAGTTCGTGTCTCCATACCCACCCGCTCTCCCCCAGAGACCCCCGCCGCGGCTGCCGCCACACCAGCCCGGCTTCATCCTCCAGTGA